The Chryseobacterium aureum genome contains a region encoding:
- a CDS encoding glycosyltransferase has protein sequence MKVIRKILKKFVSISYGITVNNEADEITRLLNALLPSIDKNDEVIVLQDITHKNQQVADILDTFGNKIIRIEARLDGDFATFKNNLIKIAGKDYLFQIDADEIPEPSLIEEIKPYLFKKRKKDVFMVPRINIVNGITDEHIERWKWQVNDKGYINFPDYQHRIFKLNRGIKWENKVHEKLCNYKKIAGLPASDYSMCLLHIKEIKRQEQQNSFYDTIV, from the coding sequence ATGAAAGTCATTAGAAAAATTTTAAAAAAATTCGTAAGTATTTCTTACGGTATAACGGTGAACAATGAAGCTGATGAAATTACCCGACTTTTAAATGCTTTGCTCCCTTCCATAGATAAAAATGATGAGGTTATTGTGCTGCAGGATATTACTCATAAGAATCAACAAGTTGCAGATATCCTGGATACATTTGGCAACAAGATTATCCGGATAGAAGCACGGCTGGATGGAGACTTTGCAACCTTTAAAAATAATCTGATAAAAATTGCCGGTAAAGACTATTTGTTTCAAATTGATGCGGATGAGATCCCTGAACCTTCCCTGATAGAAGAAATAAAGCCTTATCTCTTTAAAAAAAGGAAAAAAGATGTTTTCATGGTTCCCAGAATCAATATTGTAAACGGAATTACCGATGAGCATATAGAGCGTTGGAAATGGCAGGTAAATGATAAAGGATATATTAATTTTCCGGATTATCAGCATCGTATTTTTAAACTTAACAGAGGGATCAAATGGGAGAATAAGGTGCATGAAAAACTTTGTAATTATAAAAAAATTGCGGGTCTTCCGGCATCAGATTATTCCATGTGTCTGCTCCATATTAAAGAAATTAAAAGACAGGAGCAGCAAAACTCTTTTTACGACACTATTGTATAA
- a CDS encoding MAC/perforin domain-containing protein, with protein sequence MKKQILFCVSSVLMLFMSSCSTEELNSEVTPESPAAKTSNRLSAAKFAGDGIYDVLGHGYNVAGEYANATAAGFKVIDIDRFKAEQANRLISENTFSQEYTEEYGENAESYSKMVSTKVNATAGIPLFKKTLSVGFNSAVTTNNKFEGKYIYGSYNLTIKQKRVRFNATTDMLGDYLTPEFVQDLQTKTPQQIVQDYGTHVTLDIYTGAKLDVLFQAETRSQSRDRAARIGVKVGMKDIFDVDVTNDVNTSESSMNYSKKLSFKTRGGDPSKGLLGELNLDQTNPKINFSNWQNSSNTSNSVLVDFGSNGLVIIYDLVKDAAKKAQLKAYVDQYLIDNKVYMEFNTIPVYRYYNGLDHYYTKTPGSYSGYSFEGIEFNAFLYKAPNTVPIYRYYNGKDHYYTKTPGYYQGYVDEGIEFNAFATQQPNTVPIYRYWNGKDHYYSRSSVRPSGYVAEGIEFYAY encoded by the coding sequence ATGAAAAAGCAAATTTTATTTTGCGTCAGTAGTGTACTGATGCTTTTTATGAGTTCTTGTTCTACAGAAGAACTGAACAGTGAGGTAACCCCGGAAAGTCCTGCAGCAAAGACCAGTAACAGATTGTCAGCTGCCAAATTTGCAGGAGACGGAATTTATGATGTCTTAGGACATGGTTATAATGTTGCCGGTGAATATGCCAATGCAACAGCAGCCGGTTTTAAAGTCATCGATATCGACCGTTTTAAAGCAGAGCAGGCCAACAGACTGATCAGCGAAAACACATTTTCGCAGGAATACACTGAAGAATACGGTGAAAATGCTGAATCGTATTCTAAAATGGTTTCTACCAAAGTGAATGCTACTGCAGGTATTCCGTTATTCAAGAAAACACTTTCGGTAGGCTTTAATTCTGCCGTAACAACCAACAATAAGTTTGAAGGAAAGTATATCTACGGAAGCTACAACCTTACGATTAAACAAAAAAGGGTACGATTCAATGCCACTACGGATATGTTAGGAGACTATCTTACTCCGGAATTTGTTCAGGATTTACAGACAAAAACACCTCAGCAAATTGTACAGGATTATGGAACTCACGTAACACTAGACATCTATACAGGTGCAAAACTGGATGTTTTATTCCAGGCAGAAACAAGAAGCCAGAGCCGTGACCGTGCTGCGAGAATCGGAGTAAAAGTAGGGATGAAAGACATCTTTGATGTAGATGTAACCAATGATGTGAACACGTCAGAATCATCTATGAACTATTCTAAGAAGTTATCATTCAAAACAAGAGGGGGAGATCCTTCAAAAGGCTTACTGGGAGAACTGAATCTTGATCAGACCAACCCTAAAATTAATTTTTCAAACTGGCAGAACAGCTCAAATACAAGCAACTCAGTATTGGTAGATTTTGGAAGCAACGGATTGGTTATCATCTACGATTTAGTGAAAGATGCTGCTAAAAAAGCGCAGCTTAAGGCGTATGTGGATCAATATCTGATTGATAATAAAGTATATATGGAGTTCAATACCATTCCGGTTTACAGATACTATAATGGATTAGATCATTATTATACAAAAACTCCGGGAAGCTACAGCGGATATTCTTTTGAAGGAATAGAATTTAATGCATTCTTATATAAAGCACCGAACACAGTTCCTATCTACAGATATTATAACGGCAAAGATCATTATTATACAAAAACTCCGGGATATTATCAGGGATATGTAGACGAAGGAATAGAGTTTAATGCTTTTGCAACTCAGCAGCCTAATACAGTTCCAATCTACAGATACTGGAATGGTAAAGATCATTATTATTCAAGATCAAGTGTAAGACCATCAGGTTATGTGGCGGAAGGAATTGAATTTTATGCATACTAA
- the tsf gene encoding translation elongation factor Ts yields the protein MSYTPAAADVAKLRNQTGAGMMDCKKALVEAEGDFEKAVDILRKKGQKVAANRADRESAEGAVIARVNEDNTLGVVISLNCETDFVAKNEAFIELAYEIAEMAIFAATKEELLATDFHGMTVAEKLIEQTGVIGEKIEIGSFERIQGDFLGAYIHAGNKIAAISSLSAKVDGADEAAKAVSMQVAAMNPIALDETRVSQETIDKELEIERHKLTEEGKPANIIDNILKGKMQRFYKDNTLVHQDFIKDGSMSVADYVKSVNADLKVTGFVRVSL from the coding sequence ATGTCTTATACACCAGCTGCTGCAGACGTAGCAAAATTGAGAAACCAAACAGGTGCAGGTATGATGGACTGCAAGAAAGCTCTAGTTGAAGCTGAAGGAGACTTCGAAAAAGCGGTAGATATCCTTAGAAAAAAAGGACAGAAAGTTGCTGCTAACAGAGCTGACAGAGAATCTGCTGAAGGTGCAGTAATTGCAAGAGTAAACGAGGACAACACTTTAGGGGTAGTAATCTCTCTAAACTGCGAAACTGACTTCGTGGCTAAAAACGAAGCGTTCATCGAGCTAGCTTACGAAATTGCTGAAATGGCTATCTTCGCAGCTACTAAAGAAGAGCTTTTAGCGACTGACTTCCACGGAATGACTGTTGCTGAGAAATTAATTGAGCAAACAGGAGTTATCGGTGAGAAAATCGAAATCGGATCTTTTGAAAGAATCCAGGGAGATTTCTTAGGAGCTTACATCCACGCTGGAAACAAAATTGCTGCAATCTCTTCTCTTTCTGCTAAAGTAGACGGAGCTGACGAAGCTGCTAAAGCTGTTTCTATGCAGGTTGCTGCAATGAACCCAATCGCTTTGGACGAAACAAGAGTTTCTCAGGAGACTATTGACAAAGAATTAGAGATCGAAAGACACAAACTTACTGAAGAAGGTAAGCCTGCCAACATTATCGATAATATCCTTAAAGGTAAAATGCAGAGATTCTACAAAGACAACACTTTGGTACACCAGGATTTCATTAAAGACGGAAGTATGTCAGTTGCTGATTACGTAAAATCTGTAAATGCAGACCTAAAAGTAACAGGATTTGTAAGAGTAAGCCTATAA
- the gltX gene encoding glutamate--tRNA ligase, with product MEKVRVRFAPSPTGPLHLGGVRTALYDYLFAKNQGGEFVLRIEDTDTARYVEGAEEYIEEALEWCGIIPDESPKKGGKFAPYRQSERRDIYDKYTEQILKTEYAYIAFDTAEELDAIRAQYEAKGDVFSYDNKTRNGLRNSLTLSEEEVKRLLDDKTPYVVRFKMPVDRVLNLEDIIRGKFSVNTNTLDDKVLVKNDGMPTYHFANIIDDHEMEISHVIRGEEWLPSLGLHTLLYEAMQWVAPQFAHLSLILKPEGKGKLSKRDGDKFGFPVFPLDFKDPATGIVSKGYRENGYLPDAFINMVALLGWSPADDKEILPLEEMIKEFDLHKVHKAGARFSKEKSEWFNHQYIQMKSDEELLQILKNTDLDLSGASDEKLLKVIHLMKERATFPKDIYENGKFFFESPASYDEKASKKAWNEETSAILGELATAFESTEFIAETLKQKMHDFAESKGLGMGKVMMPLRLSLVGELKGPDVPDILETLGKEESIARIKNAINNFN from the coding sequence ATGGAGAAAGTAAGAGTACGTTTTGCTCCAAGTCCTACAGGACCATTACATTTGGGAGGCGTAAGAACCGCATTATATGATTATCTTTTTGCTAAAAACCAGGGAGGAGAATTTGTATTGAGAATTGAAGATACCGATACTGCCAGATATGTGGAAGGAGCTGAAGAATATATTGAAGAAGCGTTGGAATGGTGCGGAATCATCCCTGATGAAAGTCCTAAAAAAGGAGGTAAATTTGCTCCTTACAGACAATCTGAAAGAAGAGACATCTACGATAAATATACAGAGCAGATTCTAAAAACAGAGTATGCTTATATCGCTTTTGATACAGCAGAAGAATTGGATGCAATTCGTGCCCAGTATGAAGCGAAAGGTGATGTTTTCTCTTATGACAATAAAACCAGAAACGGTCTTAGAAACAGCCTTACCCTTTCTGAAGAAGAGGTTAAAAGATTACTGGATGACAAAACACCTTATGTCGTAAGATTTAAAATGCCCGTTGACAGAGTATTGAATCTGGAAGACATTATCCGTGGGAAATTTTCAGTTAATACCAATACTTTAGATGATAAAGTTCTGGTTAAGAATGACGGAATGCCAACTTATCACTTTGCCAACATTATTGACGACCACGAGATGGAGATCTCCCATGTAATCCGTGGAGAAGAATGGCTGCCATCGTTAGGACTTCACACCTTATTATATGAAGCAATGCAGTGGGTAGCACCACAATTTGCCCACTTATCTTTAATCTTAAAGCCAGAAGGAAAAGGAAAACTAAGCAAAAGAGACGGGGATAAATTCGGGTTTCCTGTATTTCCGCTTGATTTCAAAGATCCTGCAACAGGAATTGTATCTAAGGGATACAGAGAAAATGGCTATCTTCCAGATGCTTTCATCAATATGGTAGCATTATTGGGCTGGTCTCCTGCAGACGATAAAGAAATTCTTCCGTTAGAAGAGATGATTAAAGAATTTGATCTTCATAAAGTACATAAAGCCGGCGCAAGATTCAGCAAAGAAAAATCTGAGTGGTTCAATCATCAGTACATTCAGATGAAATCTGATGAAGAACTTCTCCAGATTCTTAAAAATACCGATCTTGATCTGTCCGGTGCCTCTGATGAAAAACTGTTGAAGGTAATTCACCTGATGAAAGAAAGAGCAACTTTCCCGAAAGACATTTACGAAAACGGAAAATTTTTCTTTGAATCTCCAGCTTCTTATGACGAAAAAGCCTCAAAAAAAGCATGGAATGAAGAAACTTCTGCAATTTTAGGGGAATTGGCAACAGCTTTTGAATCTACGGAATTCATCGCAGAAACCTTAAAGCAAAAGATGCATGATTTTGCGGAAAGCAAAGGATTAGGCATGGGTAAAGTGATGATGCCACTGCGTTTGTCTTTGGTAGGCGAACTGAAGGGTCCAGACGTTCCGGACATTCTGGAAACCCTTGGTAAAGAGGAAAGTATCGCCAGAATAAAGAATGCTATAAATAATTTTAACTAA
- a CDS encoding DUF6759 domain-containing protein — translation MKKILFLLFICIFSLGFSQKKKKTKSKAVVEKETVIIYTEQEAEISKEARVIAGFLKQNPGHAKTDYFKRKLIEIIMADNSPEAKPTIKPISKEKIENIVKNNELNSGKTVAVNASKTVNGKPVSNNTAAAIEALKEERRTATYASAGAAGSAKSAGTSTAASKAEPSEENKRRAAMLTHLFNNDVNKNEAYVNIKNRSACNLIVKISGKKYYNLTVPAKGENFILVDKGEYVMTTVVCDAKYSSLKKITQDIEIALNVSE, via the coding sequence ATGAAAAAAATCTTATTCCTTCTATTTATCTGCATTTTCTCTCTTGGATTTTCCCAAAAAAAGAAAAAAACAAAATCTAAAGCCGTTGTTGAAAAAGAAACGGTAATCATCTATACAGAGCAGGAAGCGGAGATTTCAAAAGAAGCCAGAGTTATTGCGGGCTTCCTGAAACAGAATCCCGGCCATGCTAAAACAGATTATTTTAAAAGAAAACTTATTGAGATCATCATGGCGGACAATTCTCCGGAAGCCAAGCCCACCATTAAACCTATCAGCAAGGAGAAAATTGAAAATATTGTAAAAAATAATGAGCTGAACAGTGGCAAAACAGTAGCAGTAAATGCATCAAAAACAGTTAATGGTAAGCCAGTTTCCAATAATACAGCTGCTGCTATAGAAGCTCTTAAAGAAGAAAGGAGAACAGCAACTTATGCATCAGCGGGGGCTGCGGGGTCCGCAAAAAGTGCAGGTACATCCACTGCTGCTTCTAAAGCTGAACCCAGTGAAGAAAATAAAAGAAGGGCTGCGATGCTTACCCATCTCTTTAATAATGATGTCAACAAGAATGAAGCGTATGTGAATATTAAAAACAGATCTGCCTGTAATCTTATTGTGAAGATAAGCGGTAAAAAATATTATAACCTCACGGTTCCTGCAAAAGGAGAAAACTTTATTCTGGTAGATAAAGGAGAATATGTTATGACAACGGTGGTATGTGACGCTAAGTATTCTTCTTTGAAGAAAATTACTCAGGATATTGAGATTGCACTCAATGTTTCAGAATAG
- a CDS encoding glycosyltransferase family 4 protein, protein MSIKVILDADVIADFYKDNRTGIFRVTLAFFRELIKNNSIDAFYSHLSVFHNETSTKEIDHFFSENSLSVKKANQRYRRPFLPFRKEKLFRHFYHKMGIYNYKNIHFKEVFSQAEIFHSFYYPINNEIKKYENLKKVVTIHDLIPIMFPDLHFNAALIENIIESIGKDGYAVCVSENTKKDLLNYAPHLNPDHVFVNLLAASESLFYVCNDAGKFKSIKEKYNLPEKYFLSVGTLEPRKNVDFVIRNFIRVIKENNIDDLGLVLVGAKGWDYDKIFNEYNNAQELKDKIIITGRVPDEDLASLYSHAHSFYYMSFYEGFGLPPLEAMQCGVATVTSNTSSLPEVVGDAGIMLSPDDDKSLSQTMLNLYANENLRKEYSEKGLKRSKLFSWKKSADELVAIYQKISNH, encoded by the coding sequence ATGAGTATAAAAGTAATTTTAGACGCAGATGTTATAGCAGACTTCTACAAGGATAACAGGACCGGAATTTTCAGGGTTACTTTGGCCTTTTTTCGGGAATTAATTAAGAATAATAGCATAGATGCCTTCTACTCTCACCTGAGTGTATTTCATAACGAGACCTCTACAAAAGAAATTGATCATTTTTTTTCTGAAAATTCCCTGTCAGTAAAAAAGGCTAACCAGAGATACAGAAGACCTTTTTTACCGTTTAGAAAAGAAAAGCTTTTCCGCCACTTTTACCATAAAATGGGAATTTATAATTATAAAAATATCCATTTTAAAGAGGTTTTTAGCCAGGCTGAAATTTTTCATTCTTTTTATTATCCCATTAATAATGAGATCAAGAAGTATGAAAATCTAAAAAAAGTGGTTACCATCCATGATCTGATACCAATTATGTTTCCGGATCTGCACTTTAATGCTGCTCTTATCGAGAATATCATAGAAAGTATAGGAAAAGACGGATATGCTGTCTGTGTATCAGAAAATACGAAAAAAGATTTACTCAATTATGCTCCCCATCTGAATCCTGATCATGTCTTCGTTAATTTACTGGCCGCATCAGAATCCCTTTTTTATGTATGTAACGATGCCGGGAAATTTAAGTCAATAAAAGAGAAATATAATCTCCCGGAAAAATACTTTTTGAGTGTAGGCACATTAGAGCCCCGAAAAAATGTAGATTTTGTAATCCGTAATTTTATTAGAGTTATTAAAGAAAATAATATCGATGATTTAGGGTTGGTACTAGTGGGTGCAAAAGGATGGGATTATGATAAAATTTTTAATGAGTACAATAATGCCCAGGAATTAAAAGATAAAATTATAATCACGGGAAGGGTACCGGATGAGGATCTTGCCAGCTTGTACAGCCATGCTCATTCTTTTTACTACATGTCATTTTACGAAGGCTTTGGGCTGCCTCCTTTAGAAGCGATGCAGTGTGGGGTGGCAACCGTAACCTCCAATACTTCATCTTTGCCGGAAGTGGTTGGTGATGCCGGAATTATGCTAAGTCCGGATGATGATAAATCATTATCACAGACAATGCTGAATTTGTATGCAAATGAGAATTTGAGAAAAGAATATTCAGAAAAAGGATTGAAACGTTCTAAGCTGTTTTCCTGGAAAAAAAGTGCAGATGAACTCGTTGCAATTTATCAGAAAATCAGTAATCATTGA
- a CDS encoding glycosyltransferase — protein MGIKRKIKNYIYLKRHYPLSVKDITPDPNKKNVLIVDSQIPTFDKDSASNRITEIAKFLAKHYNVYLMDWRKAIPKLESKKYIQNLNDHNVMVYTPFIGQYGIMKGKKHFINNLLPKLDFVWCHRPELFEHYLDFFRKKAPQAKIVYDMVDIHYLRMERGLEIKYDKNRAKELVYYKHIETELCKQADKIAVISDKEKEFMTAFVDPSKLFTVSNVHNLKVKPADMPPFEKREGIFFIGTFLHDPNVDAVEILYHQIMPLVWKILPDLKITIIGSEAPESIENMNSERFEIAGFVEDIIPYYEKCFASVSPLRFGAGVKGKIGQALEYTLPVLTTEIGAEGMFLENGVTALISGNEDYQKFADNIIEICTNESTWNTLHNNSEKAIYPFSIEAQKEEIFELLK, from the coding sequence ATGGGTATCAAAAGAAAAATAAAAAATTATATCTACTTAAAAAGGCATTATCCTTTATCTGTAAAGGACATTACTCCTGATCCCAATAAAAAGAATGTTCTCATCGTAGACAGCCAGATTCCTACATTTGATAAAGATTCTGCGTCTAACAGGATTACCGAAATTGCGAAGTTTCTGGCTAAGCACTATAATGTGTACCTGATGGATTGGAGAAAGGCAATTCCCAAACTAGAATCGAAAAAATATATTCAGAACTTAAATGATCACAATGTAATGGTCTATACTCCTTTTATAGGCCAGTATGGCATTATGAAAGGTAAAAAGCACTTCATCAATAACCTCCTTCCAAAATTGGACTTTGTATGGTGCCACAGACCTGAGCTTTTTGAACATTATTTGGATTTTTTCAGAAAAAAGGCTCCACAAGCCAAGATTGTTTATGATATGGTAGATATCCATTATCTGAGAATGGAAAGAGGTCTTGAAATAAAATATGATAAGAACAGAGCCAAGGAGCTTGTCTATTATAAACATATAGAAACTGAACTTTGCAAGCAGGCTGATAAAATAGCGGTGATCAGTGATAAGGAGAAAGAATTTATGACTGCTTTTGTAGATCCGTCTAAACTTTTTACGGTAAGCAATGTTCACAATTTAAAAGTGAAACCTGCTGATATGCCGCCATTTGAAAAAAGGGAAGGTATTTTCTTTATCGGTACTTTTTTACACGATCCTAATGTAGACGCAGTAGAAATTCTTTATCATCAGATTATGCCATTGGTTTGGAAAATTTTGCCAGACCTCAAAATTACTATTATCGGTTCGGAAGCTCCGGAATCTATTGAAAATATGAATTCTGAGAGGTTTGAAATTGCAGGCTTTGTCGAAGATATTATTCCCTACTACGAAAAATGTTTTGCTTCTGTTTCGCCATTGAGATTTGGAGCAGGTGTGAAGGGTAAAATCGGCCAGGCTTTAGAATATACCCTTCCGGTATTAACTACTGAAATTGGTGCCGAAGGTATGTTTTTGGAAAACGGGGTTACTGCATTAATTTCAGGAAACGAGGACTATCAGAAATTTGCAGATAACATCATCGAAATCTGTACCAATGAATCTACCTGGAATACGCTGCATAACAACTCTGAGAAAGCCATTTATCCATTTTCTATTGAGGCGCAGAAAGAGGAGATTTTTGAGCTTCTTAAATAA
- a CDS encoding acetyl-CoA carboxylase carboxyltransferase subunit alpha, whose amino-acid sequence MEYLSFELPIKELMDQYQTCSLVGEESGVDVKLACSQIEDKILEKKKEIYGNLTPWQRVQLSRHPDRPYTLDYINGMADKGSFLELHGDRNFADDPAMIGGLITLDGQKVMIIGTQKGRTTKERQHRRFGMPNPEGYRKALRLMKLAEKFNIPVVTLVDTPGAYPGLEAEERGQGEAIARNIFEMVQLKTPIFTYIIGEGASGGALGIGVGNKVYMLENTWYTVIAPESCSSILWRNWDHKEDAANALNLTPADALREKFIDGIIEEPLGGAHYDQEATYLNLKNSILQNIKAFSKFTGQELETQRQDKFIAMGQFKG is encoded by the coding sequence ATGGAATATTTAAGTTTCGAACTTCCTATCAAAGAATTGATGGATCAATACCAGACGTGTTCTTTAGTAGGAGAAGAAAGTGGTGTTGATGTAAAATTAGCATGCAGCCAGATTGAGGATAAGATTTTAGAAAAGAAAAAAGAAATCTATGGAAATCTTACACCTTGGCAAAGAGTACAACTGTCCCGTCACCCGGATCGTCCTTACACACTGGACTATATTAACGGAATGGCAGATAAAGGCAGTTTCTTAGAACTTCATGGAGACAGAAATTTCGCTGATGATCCGGCAATGATTGGAGGATTGATTACCCTTGATGGTCAAAAAGTAATGATCATAGGGACTCAAAAAGGAAGAACGACTAAAGAAAGACAGCACAGAAGATTTGGAATGCCAAATCCGGAAGGATACAGAAAAGCTTTAAGACTTATGAAGCTAGCTGAAAAATTCAATATCCCTGTAGTAACATTAGTAGATACACCGGGAGCATATCCAGGACTGGAAGCTGAAGAAAGAGGACAAGGTGAAGCCATTGCAAGAAATATTTTTGAAATGGTTCAGCTGAAGACACCGATCTTCACTTACATCATTGGAGAAGGTGCCAGCGGTGGTGCACTGGGAATCGGTGTAGGCAATAAAGTATATATGCTGGAAAATACATGGTATACGGTAATTGCTCCGGAAAGCTGTTCTTCTATCTTGTGGAGAAACTGGGATCATAAAGAAGATGCAGCCAACGCATTGAATCTTACTCCGGCAGATGCCCTAAGAGAAAAGTTCATTGATGGAATTATTGAGGAACCGCTTGGAGGTGCTCATTATGATCAGGAGGCAACTTATCTGAATCTGAAAAATTCAATTCTACAAAATATCAAAGCGTTCTCCAAATTTACAGGACAGGAGCTTGAAACCCAAAGACAGGACAAATTCATTGCAATGGGTCAGTTTAAAGGATAA